Within Conger conger chromosome 3, fConCon1.1, whole genome shotgun sequence, the genomic segment caCTTGGCCAGTTTTGGATACAAATGACCCCAGCAGTAGATTGACCATTAACAATCTCACAATGTGACAGTATTGTTATGATAATGTCTGCTGTTTGCCTGCCACTTAACAAGCAAGTTTGGCTGAAAAAcccagtgtttgtgtggaatttaattatcaattaaattgcAGATTAATTACATTTAGGTCTTCCTGGTGCAGTAAAACAGGGTAGTCTGATTTGATAGACTTTTCCCAGCTGACCTGGTAGGCATTGTTGTAGCCAGTATGGTCCAAGTCATGACAGACTGCTGAGGTTAACATGATCAGGAGGTCAATGCTTTCCATTTTAGTCCTCAGGTCTGTGAGCCAGATGAGTCCATACATCTgtcagaggggagagggtgtCAGTTAACATACACAACACGTGTGTTAGCAAGAGCATGaatacacaaatgtacacacaggcactaacacacacacacacacacacacacacacatgcacgaacACACTCACGCAAAGACAATCAAACAGATTTTCATACACTAtcatacagtgccgtgaaaaggtatttcatttatttcaactggAACTGGATGCACCACCTTCAGCAGCGATAATCACAAACAatacacttcctataatttgatatcagtcttcaCTGTGGGGGAATTTTAACCCACTCATCTTTGCGGACCtactttaattcagacaaattagtGGACAAATTCCAGCATAAACTGCTCATTTTAGGTCCaaccacagcatctctattgggttgaagtcaggactttgactgagccactccaaaactttaattttgttcagCCATTTAGATGTGGATGTGGCTAATTAACCAACTAATCTTActttgtgtgggtttttcaTTAAATAGCTACCATAGTATCTTGAATACACTTATACTTATAAAAGCAAGATGTCGGCTACTGTACGCTGCCAAGATTTAACCAGTTAACTTATAAATTAACGTAACCGCTCCCAAATTATAATTAGATCACTAGTTAGCTtgctagttaaaaaaaaaaaatccttgggGTGTTgttgtagctgtagctgtgatgTAATATGATGTCAGGGCTGAgggccctccccctctcaccatCTGGGTCACACAGAAGCAGTGCTTGAAGTTGTGGAAGGGGATGTTGTTGTAGCGCCGGTAGACCTCGTACAGGAACTGCTGGAGGACCTCCACTTCGATGTTGAAGGTGGATATGAAGTCCAGGTCTGTGTACATCACCTGGAGCAGCACCATGATCTCAGTGTCCTCCCACTGCCTGCCAACAACACATCAAAATCCCCTCAGAATGCAGCCATGATGGCATTGCGTGTGTTACATTGCTATGATGTACTGTAATGACACCATAAATCAGTTAGAATGTGGCTACTCGACTTTACAGCTCCTATATACAGCGACGCACGCAGCATATGGAAACCATGATGGAGTTAATCCAATGAAACGCATCAACATAATGCTCTATCTGTCatactctctctgtttctctatcTCCATCAGTGGAATCATTCCTATATAATACATTCATGTAAtgctctttcttttttctctctctatctctcagtGGAAACAATCCAATGAAAGACATCAACATAATGCTCCGTCTCTCTCAATGGAATCATTCTTGTGAAAGACATCAGTGTAATGCTCTCTCCCTTTTGCTCTTTCTGAAGAGACAATGCTTACGAGACTGTCTCTGAATCACAAAATCTCCCTTCCTGAAAAGTCAATCCTTTCCTCACAGGTCAGTGTCATCATAAATGATGGATCGCTCGTGTGACCCATGCGGACACACTCGTGACCTATGCTGACACATGGatgacatatttgacatatACTGACACATGCGTGACACACTTGCTGACAGCCCAATAAGTAACCGATGGCTAAGGAGATGCTCTgcatgcagtatgcagtgtgtggagtTGTTCCCTTGTATTTGGAGCCCTGGcgcacatactgtatgactgGACTGGTATAATACAGATGCCCTGGAACCCCCAGCCCTGTATTCCCTGCCTGTGATATTGTAATGCACCTTCAAAGCAGCTTATTTCTGAGCCTTAATGGCAGGAACGTGCTACACCCATTCATATTGATATGAGCATCTGATGAAAGGGACTCATCACCCTTGCTTTGTTTAAGAGGACAATCCAAGCCGcatgtgcaggtttttgtgtcCTGGTCAGACTTTCACATTTTGAGGTTTTCCATGACATAGTGAATGCTATCCTGTTCAAGTCTGAACAAGGAAACAAGGGACATTGGGGCATCTGTAAAATCCCAGACAGATGAGCTTCTGAAAATGACACTGGAACTATGATGGTGATTGTGAGGCGATGAAGACTGAGAGCACATCAGACTGAAATTAACTCACCAGTTGTCAAAGGTGGGGGTTTTGAGATATTGTCTCACCTCGTCTGTGACTTCTAGAGTGCTGCGTAACAAACAACAATCACAACCCTCCAGCAATAACAACAACCGGACAACACGCATCAAATACATCAAAGTATTTAAACTGCGCGCCTGTAGCTAAACTGATCtcagtatatgtatataatgttctaatgttgtggtgtgtgttgcaacttattaaaacatttttataataattattataatgaaCTATATGTAATTTAAACCCCTTTTCGTTTTTGTTTATGGAATTCTGAAATCAATAAaatttttggattttttatttttccataatgGACAGACATGGTGCAAACATGCCTCATCTGGAGAAATTTGTcccgcacacgctcacactcctCGCGGTTCTTACGCAGCGTCCTCTTATGGTAGAAAGGGGATGGCTTGCATTTCCCCTCTGACAGTTCCTTGAAGAGCCCCAGCCAACTTAGGTGTTCGACAGACTGAGGGGACACAGGTAGAGGGTTTGCAGCCTGAATATTCCACAATATCTCTATCACAGCACTGGGAATTTGTGTTTATTAAAAGCGAAGATAGTGCCCACCAATCACCAATCCTATCCTTGCAGTCCAACCATGGACATTGTTCAGTCATACTCTAAAGGAAAGGCTATAGGATGTCTATAGGGTGGCAGAGCTGCTACTAAAAGTCCCAAATTAATCAGATGCAATAAAGATGAGCCGTAGAAATGAACTGTATCACTTATCATATGCAGGCAAGGTAGGTTATCTTCATACCTCAAGTTTCTCACGGAACATCTCCACCTGAGTTTTCATCTCATAAACAACAGTCGGCGTCTCCCCAGACTCAAACAAGATCTTCTTCTCCAGGCTCTGTAATCTGCGTTTGGGCAACAGAAGGTCTGTGGTAATGGTCTTGGTAAGGGACTATGGTAATGGTCTTGATAAGGTCTTCAAAATGTTGATTTTGAAAGATGGACATTTCAACTACACCTATAGCAGTGACAGAACCTTTAATGTGAAGAATATGGAGCAGATCATGTGTGTCACGTCCATGCCCTTTTGCCgttgtgttttctgtgcatTCACTCCTTGCTCCCCCACAGattttttctgtttcctttgcaTTTTGTGTCTTATGTCCCTGTTCTCTTTCCGTAGTCCATTCTGTTCTTCCTGTTCATTcttctcacctgtgtctctaccctccactccttatatgtatttccttcctgtctcttgtttCACCTGTTACTTGTTGTTTGCTCATTAGTTTTGTATTTGTaagcctgtctttttcagttcttgttgctagtttgtcatATCCTGTACTTGATTCCATCCCTGTATATTGCTGTCCCTGATTCTACTTCCTCGTTCCGTTGCCTTTGTGGTTTCTGCTCTGTTTTGGTTCTGTTTGGGATttcctgggtttttttttatttatctctaCCTGGCTTTGAACTCTGTGGTTCTCTGTTGGATTTCTTACTTGTACCTTTACTTGCTTGGAATGCCTACCGGAACACTGCCTGTTTACCATTACACTTCTGATTTCCCTGGATTTACCCGTCTGCCTAGATTTCGACCATTGGCTGTTTTTTGGATTACATTCTTTGTCTGCCCTTTTTGAATAAAGCCCGCCTTATTCATTAGAGTTGTTCCGATACCGATACCAGTATTGGAAATGCCTTCAATACACCCCAAAAAGCTGGATCGGGTATCGGCTAGTACGCATTTCTATGCACCGATCCAATACCACATAATTCATCATGTGATGATAGCTCATTTACGCTACTCAGGCAAACAACAACACTTGCGGTGTTATTGAAGAGTGTAGTAAGAGCTAGCAAAATCCCACCAGTAAAACGGCGATGTCCACAGCATGCAAGGCTTTAGTATCGAGGAGTGGCACTACTGTTGCCAATTTCAACACCAGCAAtcttatttaatttaaaggtacatCACGCGAAAGAGCATGATCGGTTtgtcaaggcaaaggggaacTGAGTTTTAAACGttaggttcacagaagatccatgtttattcgttgacacacAAATCCAAACTACtggcaaactgaacgtagctttccactatgctgtatctacataaaaataaacaaagtagctaatacatcattggacaaatgcTGCAGGGAATATCACAGTACGCGGTTTccattctaaactagcaatctgcagccatttcagagggttaagaatgcaaataccgcagggaattgaatgctaaaGCACTATAGTTatcaaatgtatatatatatatatatatatatatatatatatatatatatatatatatataaattaacgCACAGGTATCGGAATCGGTATCAGGAAGGAAAAAATGGTATCAGAACATCTCtgttattcactttttttctccAGGACCCATCTGAACTCTTTTCCCCGGGCTCTTTTCTCCAGTGCCTCCCTGGACCAAATCTACCATTTCGCCCCAGTTCGCTCCAGCCCTGTCACCCCATCTGCCATCCTTGGTTGCGCCTCCGGTACCTTCTCTGTCTCCGACTCCAATGCCACCTCTACCTTCGCCCACAGTCTCAACCTCCTCTTCGGCCCTCCCTGGCACAATCAGCTAGGGCACTCTTTTGGGCTCTGTCCATTGAGTGTTCCCCGGGGACCAAGGCCCCTGCTCCGGAGCCATTCCAGACTTTGTCTCCGGATTCATTCAAGGACAGAACCCCCGACGAGTCCTGTCCAGGACCCCATCTCTGGCTCTGTCCCAGTTCCTCTCCACAGCTCTACCCCAGGCTCTGTTCTCAACGTGTGAACGGGTCCTGTCCAGAGCCCTATTTCCATCTCCGTCCCAGCCTTCTCCAGGTCTGACGCCCGACACCGTCCCAGGTTTCGGCCCTTGTTCTGCCCCTGGTGTCAATCCAGCCTCTGCCCCAAGCTCTGTCCAAGGCCCTTACTCTGACGCCATTCCGGACCCTGTCCAAGGCTCCGTCTCCAGCTCCCTCCCAGGTCCTACCCTTGGATCCATTCCAGACTCCTGTTCAGGCCCTGTCCCAGGCTTTTGCCCCGGTGCCGGTTAAAGCCTTGTGTCATGCCCAGAGTCTGGCTCATGTGTCGGCTATGCTCCAAGACCCAGCTTCTATGCCGTCTCCAACTTCGGGCCTCTCCAGGCCCAGCCCACTGAAGCCCCTGGGTCATCCATGATCCTATAGGTGCCTGAAGTCCTGCGGTCCCCAAAGCACCGTGGTCAGCTGAAGTCCGGTGCTCTCCTGAGGCCCCGCGGTGACCTGAAGCTCCATGGTTGCATTAAGCTCTGTTTCCCTGAAGCCCCAGGGTCGTCTGAAACCCCTCGTTCACCTGAAACCTCAGTCCTCCAGCCCTTCTGAACCACCTCTGTCCCTCCGGCACCTCTGAGCTATCCTAATCCCATCGGCGCCTCCCAAGCACCCTCACCTGTGTTGCCCCAGTTTCCTTCACCACTCCTGCTGGTTTGATTATTCCGGTCTCCCTTGTTCTGCTCTGTTTTGGTTcttttggatttcctgttttttttttttatctctgacTGGCTTTGGACTGTGTGTGGGATTTCATATTTGTACCTTGCTTGGACTGCCTACCGGTTTTTGTACTCCCTGCCTGTTTACCATTACGCTTCTGATTTCCCTGGATTTACCTGTCTGCTTGGATTTTGACCGTTGCCTGTTTTTAGAATTACGTTTGTCTGCCCGTTTTGAATAAAGCCTGCCTTATTCAttttatccctgagtctgcatttGGTTTCTGTCCTGTAATCCTGACACTGTGGCTCCCTGGGACCAGTTGTGGTTCCAGAGAGCCACCGGGTACACTGGACGTCAATTTACAACCAATCGACTAAAACTATTTACAACTGTAAGGATACTTACCTTTTTTCCATGGAAGAAAGATCAAACCCTAAAGCAACTGTAAGTTCTTCACCTGCAATAgagaattatgaaaaaaaattattttggagaATTGTGCTCAAAGATGAATATTCTTATTGGCAAATATATTTTCTCACTCTAACAGCTGTGATGTATGGACGATCGCTGTGATGTATAGTATTTTCTTATAGCAGTGCAGTCTGGCCAAACCACAGTATCAATGTAGTTTCTTTTGTTACATATCATTTGGTTATTCCAATGTATTTGAACAAGTTTAGAATGTATTTCTACTCTGAATTACCAGTAAGCAAAATCTaccaatcaaatcaaatatttcAGTGTAGCTATAATGTTTCTGCAAGTAGATGACACATCTCACAGGTCATACCCAAAGGCTTTCTGTTACAGTCTGCAGCCACCACCTCTAGTTTGTAGCAGGCATGGGGGTTGTTGGGCTCCAGATGGGGGGAGATATTGATGATGCTGCCATTGGTGTTGTACAATTTCAGAATGTCATGGGGGCCAGCTTCAGCTGCCACTCGGAACAGATCTGTCAATCAGAAAAATGACACTCCCATGTCCTCCTTATCTTTTGACATGGCTGCTATACAAGGCATATTAAAACCAACAATCACTTCATGCACATTACCACATTAGTGGCTTTTATAAATCAAAGATGGGCTCTGGGTTGGTCAAATATGATGTGCTAATTCTACTCGTCTGCCTAATAGCATCTATGAACCTAAATTGTTGTTCTTTCTGTTTTGAtgttatatgtactgtatatcctaCCATTTTCGCCTTAtaagtacagtagtgtgcaacaatgtgggcacccctggtcagaaagcctttttcaattaatatctaagtgaacggAAGCAAACTTGACCTCTAAATagtacaacgttaaacatgacatatttcataaccttttttttttttttacagtttcaaaataaacattttaaaaaaggaaaaaggcactgttcaaatgtttgggaaccctgcCAGTCAGTACTTTGTAACGTTTacaacagcttgtaaatgcatcCTGTAGGAGTCAAAATAATCCGGACAATGAAATCTGACAAATGTAGTATCATTCTGTATTTACAATACTGGAGTGTCAGACATTATATAGAGCTCTCCCTTAATAGCTTTGGAATTTCTAGtcatgtttagtgtgtgtgctgtgcataCATTAATTGTGTGAATGCATTTAGTGTGCGTGAATGCATTTATTGTGTATGAATGCATTTAGTGTATGCAAATACACttggtgtgtgcatgcatgtagtGTGTGAATAGATttagtgtgtttgcatgcatttagtGTGTGAATATATTTAGTGAATATAATGAATGTCtgtgaatgtatttaatttgtgtgaatgcaattaGTGTATGCATTTAATGTGCATTATGCCATCTTAATTATTCCTATGTTCTCACACTTAAATAGTGAAGTCAACAGAGAAGTGAAGCACCAGATGCTGAGGATGCCATATGTCTGCTGAGAGGCAATGCCCTTCAGTTTAAAAGTGAGCTGTCAATTGCATCTGCCTTAAACCATGTTAACCTCTGAGACGCAAGCTGTATTGTTAGAAACATGGCAACATATAATTTCTTATGCAGTTCTCAGAAAATAAGTGTGAAGAGAAATGATTAAACCAATTCATATGATATACCATAAAATACATGTAAATTctataaattaaatacattgtaatttaatgtaattgtgAGTAGCGTTTGCTCTTTGAACACAGTGTTATGACTGTACTTTGCACCTGTTTAGCTAGAAATCAAAACTTTCTATCCAAGCAAGCATAAACCTACTTTGTATAATTCAGTATTTGTGGCCCAGCAAAAATGAACCAGGTTGCAatagtttggtttggtttgctCTGTGGAAAACTACATGTGCCCAGCTGTTTAGCTGTCCACTGTGCAATCACTGGCCAATTTAGGTTGCTAGCtgattgtcatgtcatgtttggCCGTATAAAGTGTTTCCAACTGTGTGCCAACAGCGGTAACTTGCATAGGGTCAATTTACTAGCCACAGATGCACAGGCATCTTTTTTATTCCCACAAAAAAATGGATGACAGTAATAAGAGACAGGACAACTGAAaagaacagcacacagtgtttatttttggaaaatggAATAGATATCGTAATCCCTGACAAAGAAGAACTGCAGTAGTCCACAGTGTTACTGTGAAACAATAACTATTCAATCATCACTATTAAGATATAAAATCCCCTGGAGTTCCTGTAAAATTGCAACAGTAAGTTAAGTGATTTTGCCTTGCCTTTTACAGTCACCCTTTATGTGGGATCTTTTAACTTGACACAAAATCTAACTAAACCAGAATAAAAGccattaaaaaatctaaaaggaTGGGGGTCAGCTAGGGGCTTAAATAACTGCACTGATACTGTATGCTGGAGCAGAGGGACCACAAATTTGCTGAAATGGTCTCCCTGATCTGAGCAGTTAGACTCCTGATGGAGAATCTTTAACAATACCAGTGAAGTGACCAGAACACTGTCGTTATCTACCATGTACCATGACGTAGGGATGATATAAAAGGACCCCCACCTTTGCTGAAAAGGGGCAAAGTCCCCCCGATCTCAGCACTTTGTCTCTCCTGTGGgagaatcttttttttcaatcactatACCAGTGATCTAAAGTAGGAGGAGTATCTTTAAACCAGTTTAACAAGATGAATTTCTGAGTGACAAACAGTATTTTCTTTACAAGAGACCGCTGGTTAAAGACTAGACCAATGCCATTACCTACCatcaaaataatgataataataataatgattttctAAAACATGGCTGCCAAAAATATGCTCAATTTCATTACTTATTTTAGCCCAGAAAATAGTAATTGAATCAAAATGAATGTGCCAATGTGTCTCTCAATTGTGCATTCTGTACATATTGAAAAGAACTGTTGCTTTTTCTTAGTGCAAGTCACAGGGGGGCGATGAGGACGCAACATTATTTATACTGAATTTCCCTGGCCCAACTGAGCCAAACTGAGCTTTCTTCCAGGATTCCGGTGTTACACCCTAGGCCACTCTGCCAGGTTTGCAACATAGCATGAGTATTCTCAGTTGAATTTGAGTAAATATTCAAATACTTAAAGACTATAAAACAAGGAAATACAATTTTGCAAGTCAGATAGTTGAGACAAAAAGGCATCAACAAGAGTTTGAGCAGAAAACCCAGATGGAAAGATTACTATTGTTTTTATGAAATGCCTAACCTGGAGGTAGGCAAAATAATTTGGATTCAGAATGTTGAATTTCACCAGAATATGTTGGAAAGATAAAAAGCCATTATTTTCAAATCATATTTGAAATGACATTTTGGTAATCCTATTATTTCGCCTATGTAtctgactgcttttttttt encodes:
- the si:dkey-219c10.4 gene encoding high affinity cGMP-specific 3',5'-cyclic phosphodiesterase 9A isoform X2, which encodes MATRIIYFTVNGRPEKAEFLPDCPAQDVKDLFRVAAEAGPHDILKLYNTNGSIINISPHLEPNNPHACYKLEVVAADCNRKPLGEELTVALGFDLSSMEKRLQSLEKKILFESGETPTVVYEMKTQVEMFREKLESVEHLSWLGLFKELSEGKCKPSPFYHKRTLRKNREECERVRDKFLQMSTLEVTDEVMYTDLDFISTFNIEVEVLQQFLYEVYRRYNNIPFHNFKHCFCVTQMMYGLIWLTDLRTKMESIDLLIMLTSAVCHDLDHTGYNNAYQINARTELALRYNDISPLENHHCAVAFEILEKKESNIFRNLTTEQYKRIREGMIKCILATDMTRHNEILNKFKSILSSFDFGNKDHKDVLMMIMIKVSDISNEARPMDVAEPWLDCLLQEFFNQSDMEKLEGLPVTPFMDRDKVTKPSSQTGFIRFVLFPLFIELANLFPCLEQHIIDPVRKALDYYTEMEKALDKEKQT
- the si:dkey-219c10.4 gene encoding high affinity cGMP-specific 3',5'-cyclic phosphodiesterase 9A isoform X1; this translates as MATRIIYFTVNGRPEKAEFLPDCPAQDVKDLFRVAAEAGPHDILKLYNTNGSIINISPHLEPNNPHACYKLEVVAADCNRKPLGEELTVALGFDLSSMEKRLQSLEKKILFESGETPTVVYEMKTQVEMFREKLESVEHLSWLGLFKELSEGKCKPSPFYHKRTLRKNREECERVRDKFLQMSTLEVTDEVRQYLKTPTFDNWQWEDTEIMVLLQVMYTDLDFISTFNIEVEVLQQFLYEVYRRYNNIPFHNFKHCFCVTQMMYGLIWLTDLRTKMESIDLLIMLTSAVCHDLDHTGYNNAYQINARTELALRYNDISPLENHHCAVAFEILEKKESNIFRNLTTEQYKRIREGMIKCILATDMTRHNEILNKFKSILSSFDFGNKDHKDVLMMIMIKVSDISNEARPMDVAEPWLDCLLQEFFNQSDMEKLEGLPVTPFMDRDKVTKPSSQTGFIRFVLFPLFIELANLFPCLEQHIIDPVRKALDYYTEMEKALDKEKQT